TCGTGACGCTGCTGATTTCCGACGTGCCGGGCGACGACCCGGCCTTCATCGGCTCGGGCCCCACGGTGGGCGAAGGCTCGACCCCGGCCGAGGCTGCGGCGATCCTGGACCAGTGGCAGGTGCCGGTGCCCGATGCGGTGCGCGCCGCGCTGGCGGCGGGATCGTCGGTCATCCCGCCCGACGACCTGCGGCTGAGCCGGACGGAAAACCGCATCATCGCCGCCCCCGCGCAATCGCTGGCCGCCGCGGCGGACCTCGCGCGCGACGCGGGTTGCGAGGTCCGCCTGCTGGGCGACGCGCTGGAAGGCGAGGCGCGCGCGGTCGCCGCCCGTCACGGCGCGGAAGCCCTGCGCCTTCAGGCCGGAATGCGCCCCGGCGACGCCCCGCTGCTGCTGCTCTCGGGCGGCGAGCTGACCGTGACGCGGCGGGGCAGCGGCATCGGCGGGCCGAACGCCGAATACTGCCTGGCGCTGGCGCTGGCCTTGCAGGGCGCCCCCGGCATCCACGCGCTGGCCTGCGACACCGACGGCGTCGATGGTGCCGCCGAAGTTGCGGGCGCGTGCATCGGCCCGGAAACGCTGGCCGCCGCCCGTGCCGTTGGCCGCGACCCCGATGCGGCCCTGGCCGCGAATGACGCACACGGATTTTTCGCCGCCATCGGCGGACAGGTGATCACCGGGCCGACGCTGACCAACGTCAACGATTTCCGCGCCATCCTGATCCTGCCCGCCTGACCGGCGCTCAAGCCCAGCGCGGCGGGGTCCTGCCCAGAAAGGCTGCGATGCCATGCGCGGCCTCTTCGCCATCCCAGGTGTCGGCCAGTCGGCGGATGGTGTCGTCGATCACGCCCGCGTCGATCCGCGGCCCCAGCGCGCGGGCCAGCGCCTTGGCGGCCCCCACAGCCTGCGGCGCAACCGACAGATAGGGCAGCACCTCGGCCTCGACGGCGGCATCCAGCGCGTCGTCCGCCACCACGCGCGCCACAATGCCCAGCGCGCGTGCCTCGTCGGCCCCGAATATCCGCGCCGACATGAACACCCGCCGCGCGTGGCCTTCGCCCATCCGCGCCAGCACATAGGGGCCGATGGTGGCCGGTATCAGCCCCAGCCGGGTTTCGGTCAGCCCGAACTGCGTGCCCGCCCCGGCCACAGCCACGTCGCAGACGCAGGCAAGGCCCACACCGCCGCCGAACGCCCCGCCATGCAGCCGCCCGATCAGCGGCCGGGGCATCTCGTTCAGCGCGTGCAGCATCATGGCAAGGGTGCGCGCCGCCGCCATCCGCCCCGCGCGGTCGGCGGCAATCTGCGCCTGCATCCAGCCCAGATCGCCACCCGCGCAGAACACCTTGCCCGCGCCCGACAGCACCACCGCCCGCGTGTCGGGCGAGGCGCCCAGCGTGCGCGCCATGTCGGTCAGGTCGGCAATCATCTGCGCCGACAGCGCGTTGCGCCGGTCGGGCAGGTTCAGCGCGACATAGGCCACGCCCCGGTCATCCTGCCGGACCGACAGGGTTTCATACCCGCTCATGCTGTCCTCAACGTCTTTGCAAAGGCGGCGGCCCTTGCCAGTTTCGCGCGGTTGATCCCGGTGGCATGGCCGCGCGCCTCCAGCATCGCCACCACCGCCTCGGTCGCCACATTGCCCGCCGCCCCCGGCGCATAGGGGCAGCCGCCCAGCCCGCCCACGGCGGCATCGAACACCCGCAAGCCCCGGTCCAGCGACACCGCGATGTTGTCCAGCGCCCGGCCTTGCGTGTCGTGGTAATGCCCGGCCAACTGCCCGGCGGGCAGGGCTTCCAGCACCGCATCCAGCATCCGGACGATGCTGTCGGGCGTGCCGTGGCCGATGGTGTCGCCCAAAGCCACCTCGAAACAGCCCATGTCGCGCAGCGCCACCGCCACCCGCACGACTGCGGCAGGCGGCACCGGCCCGTCGAACGGGCAATCGGTGACGCAGGAAACATAGCCGCGCACCGGCATCCCCGCCACCCGCGCCGCCGCCAGCACCGGGGCAAACCTCTCCAGACTTTCCGCGATGGAGCAGTTGATGTTGGCCTGCGAGAACCCCTCGGACGCCGATGCGAACACCGCCACCTCGTCCACCCCCGCCGCCAGCGCCGCCTCGAACCCCTTCAGGTTCGGGGTCAGCGCGGCATACGACACGCCGGGCCGCCGCACGATCCCGGCCAGCACCTCGGCGGCATCGGCCATCTGGGGCACCCATTTCGGGCTGACGAAGCTCGTCACCTCGATCCGGCGCAGGCCGCAATCCGACAGCAGGTCCACCAGCGCGATCTTGTCGGCGGTGCGGATCGGGGTCGGTTCATTCTGCAACCCGTCGCGCGGGCCCATCTCGAAGACCGTGACCGGGTCAGCCATCTTCCGGCTCCAGCGTCAGCAGCATCGTGCCGTCGGTCACCTGATCGCCCGCCGCCGCCAGCACCTCGGCCACGACGCCGTCGCGCGGGGCGGTCAGCGTGTGTTCCATCTTCATCGCCTCCAGCACCATCAGCGCATCGCCGCGCGCCACCACTTGCCCGGCCCGGGCCGAAACCAGCTTCACCAGCCCCGGCATCGGGGCGGAAATGCTGTCGCCGCCGGCCTCGGCTTCCGATGCGTCATCCAGCGCGTCGGGCAGGCCGAACACGAAGCTGCGACCGTCGGCAAACACCGTGACCTGCGCGCCGTGGCGCACAAGGTCGATCCGGCTGCGGTGCCCGCCGGTGGCGACCACGAAGCCGGTGCCGCCGCTTGGGGTCACCGTCAGGTCCAGCGACGAGCCTTCTGTCAGGATGCGGTGGCTGCCGTGGCCCAGCGCCATCACCTGCACCTCGAACGCGGCATCGCCGTGGGTCAGCGCGACATGGTGGCGGGCCTCGTTCCAGTGCCGCCAGCAGGCCAGCGCCTGCCACGGGTCGGACGGGTCGCGCGCATCGAGCAGCCCCAGCCCCGACAGCGCCGCCAGCCCCGTCACCTCGGGCGGGGCCGGGTCGGCCCGGGTCAGCGCCGCAAGGTCGCGCCCGATCAGCCCGGTATCGACCTCGCCCGCGCCGAAGCCCGGATGCCGCGCCAGCGCGCCCAGAAATTCCAGATTGGTCACCGAACCCGCCACCCGGCACCCGGCCAGCGCCTGCGCCAGCATGTTCAGCGCCGCCGCCCGCGTCGGGCCGTGCACGATGACCTTGGCGATCATCGGGTCATACCACGGGCTGATCTCGTCGCCCGGCCGCACGCCGGAATCGACCCGCACCGGCCCGCGGGCAAACTCGGTGCCTGCGGGAAAGGCCAGATGGTCCAGCCGGCCGGTCGCGGGCAGGAAACCCTTCGGCACGTCCTCGGCATAGACCCGCGCCTCGAAGGCGTGGCCGTCGATCACGAGATCGCTTTGCGCGAAGGGCAGCGGCTCGCCCGCCGCCACGCGCAGCTGCAGCTCGACGAAATCCAGCCCGGTGATCGCCTCGGAAACCGGATGTTCCACCTGCAACCGGGTGTTCATCTCCATGAACCAGAAGCGGTCGGCGCGCAGCCCGTCCGACCCGTCGGCGATGAATTCCACCGTCCCCGCCCCCTGATAGCCCACCGCCCGCGCCGCCTCGACCGCAGCCTTGCCCATCGCGGCGCGCACCTCGGCGGGCATGTCGGGGGCAGGGGCCTCCTC
This DNA window, taken from Paracoccaceae bacterium Fryx2, encodes the following:
- a CDS encoding hydroxymethylglutaryl-CoA lyase; this encodes MADPVTVFEMGPRDGLQNEPTPIRTADKIALVDLLSDCGLRRIEVTSFVSPKWVPQMADAAEVLAGIVRRPGVSYAALTPNLKGFEAALAAGVDEVAVFASASEGFSQANINCSIAESLERFAPVLAAARVAGMPVRGYVSCVTDCPFDGPVPPAAVVRVAVALRDMGCFEVALGDTIGHGTPDSIVRMLDAVLEALPAGQLAGHYHDTQGRALDNIAVSLDRGLRVFDAAVGGLGGCPYAPGAAGNVATEAVVAMLEARGHATGINRAKLARAAAFAKTLRTA
- a CDS encoding crotonase/enoyl-CoA hydratase family protein, producing MSGYETLSVRQDDRGVAYVALNLPDRRNALSAQMIADLTDMARTLGASPDTRAVVLSGAGKVFCAGGDLGWMQAQIAADRAGRMAAARTLAMMLHALNEMPRPLIGRLHGGAFGGGVGLACVCDVAVAGAGTQFGLTETRLGLIPATIGPYVLARMGEGHARRVFMSARIFGADEARALGIVARVVADDALDAAVEAEVLPYLSVAPQAVGAAKALARALGPRIDAGVIDDTIRRLADTWDGEEAAHGIAAFLGRTPPRWA
- a CDS encoding acetyl/propionyl/methylcrotonyl-CoA carboxylase subunit alpha; protein product: MFSKILIANRGEIACRVMATARRLGIRSVAVFSDADAQARHVAMADEAVHIGGAAVADSYLRGDRIIRAALDCGAQAIHPGYGFLSENPDFVDAVTAAGLVFIGPGAGAIRAMGLKDAAKALMVQAGVPVVPGYHGAGQDADFLAGEADAIGYPVLIKARAGGGGKGMRLVENPKDFKTLLEGAQREGQASFGDPAVLIEKYITRPRHVEIQVFGDSHGNVVHLFERDCSLQRRHQKVIEEAPAPDMPAEVRAAMGKAAVEAARAVGYQGAGTVEFIADGSDGLRADRFWFMEMNTRLQVEHPVSEAITGLDFVELQLRVAAGEPLPFAQSDLVIDGHAFEARVYAEDVPKGFLPATGRLDHLAFPAGTEFARGPVRVDSGVRPGDEISPWYDPMIAKVIVHGPTRAAALNMLAQALAGCRVAGSVTNLEFLGALARHPGFGAGEVDTGLIGRDLAALTRADPAPPEVTGLAALSGLGLLDARDPSDPWQALACWRHWNEARHHVALTHGDAAFEVQVMALGHGSHRILTEGSSLDLTVTPSGGTGFVVATGGHRSRIDLVRHGAQVTVFADGRSFVFGLPDALDDASEAEAGGDSISAPMPGLVKLVSARAGQVVARGDALMVLEAMKMEHTLTAPRDGVVAEVLAAAGDQVTDGTMLLTLEPEDG
- a CDS encoding glycerate kinase; its protein translation is MLTPRTPAPFLRALFDRAVAVADPMQMLAQHLPPRPDRRVVVVGAGKASARMAEAVEAAWGPCEGLVITRYGYGRPCRGIRIVEAAHPVPDAAGLAATAQMLALLAGLDQDDFVLALISGGASALLVAPAPGVSLAEKQALNAGLLASGAPIDRMNTVRKHLSRVKGGQLAAAAWPARLVTLLISDVPGDDPAFIGSGPTVGEGSTPAEAAAILDQWQVPVPDAVRAALAAGSSVIPPDDLRLSRTENRIIAAPAQSLAAAADLARDAGCEVRLLGDALEGEARAVAARHGAEALRLQAGMRPGDAPLLLLSGGELTVTRRGSGIGGPNAEYCLALALALQGAPGIHALACDTDGVDGAAEVAGACIGPETLAAARAVGRDPDAALAANDAHGFFAAIGGQVITGPTLTNVNDFRAILILPA